In Chitinophagaceae bacterium, the genomic window GGGGTAGGGAAGTTTGTAAAGATTAAGAAGTGAGCTGCTTTTCAAAACTACTTCCTTCCATCAAATGACTATGTAATAGCAGCATTTGGTTCTGCAAAAAAATAAATGATGAAAACCTTATTTGAAATTTAAGGACCTTACAAACTTAGAAGTTTTGAAATCAATCAATATAATTGTTACATCGCTTACCCTTCGGCTGCGCTCAGGGTGCGCTTCTGGCAAAGCCGAACCAAAGAGCATTGTAAAAAAATTAATTGATTTCAAAACAGATTCTTAAACTTATTGTTTTTTTCATTGAATAATATAAGTAGTTGAATTTTTTTCCTGGTAAGCATAAAAAAAGTCCCTTGAGTCGGGACTTTTTTTTTGTATAACGGTGAAGAATTTAAATTTCTAACAACAACAAAATGATGTGCATCATTTGCAGACTTACTTATCATCCGGGTTTAAATAATTAAACGTCAAGCCTGCCAATCCACCACCGACTAAAGGCCCGATGATATAAATCCACGCGCTGCCGAGTGTTAGGCCTGTTCCGACAATGGAATTGCCGAGTGCTCTTCCAACACCTACTGCAGGATTAAATGCTCCACCGGAAATTCCACCTATTGCAATGGCCATTGACATAACAGTAAATCCAATCGCTAAACCATAAAATGAATTGCCGGCTGTTGCTTTAGAAGTGGCCACATTCAATACCACATAAGCTAAGGCGAAAGTGCCAAGCAACTCAGCCAATAGTGGTATAGTAGTAGTTCCTGCAATAGAAGGTGCCATTTCTGTAGCGGCGTTATTGTCGGTTACAATATGACTGGTAATGGCTCCCAGTATACCGCCGATTAATTGTGCTGCCCAGTATTGCACCATTTCCAGTGGTTGAATTCTGCCACGTATCCAAACAGCTAGTGAGACTGCAGGATTATAATGAGCAC contains:
- a CDS encoding aquaporin family protein — encoded protein: MKKLVTEFIGTFFLVFTIGGAVASGSAFAPVAIGAALMVMIYAGGHISGAHYNPAVSLAVWIRGRIQPLEMVQYWAAQLIGGILGAITSHIVTDNNAATEMAPSIAGTTTIPLLAELLGTFALAYVVLNVATSKATAGNSFYGLAIGFTVMSMAIAIGGISGGAFNPAVGVGRALGNSIVGTGLTLGSAWIYIIGPLVGGGLAGLTFNYLNPDDK